From Paenibacillus sp. FSL H8-0537:
TATTGCTGTAGTCATCATAGCTGTAATACTGGCGCTGGCTATTGCAATCATGATTGCGCAAATGGTATCTAGGTCTGTGCTGAAAGTAAGCAGAGCGGCAGAGCAAATTGCCCAAGGCGATTTGACCGGAGAGACAATCGTTATTAAAAACCGTGATGAAATCGGCGATTTGGCTAAATCCTTTAATGCCATGACCCAAAGTTTGCGCGAGGTCATTCATTCCGTTTCCATGACCTCCTCGCTCGTTGCGGCTTCCTCTGAGGAGCTGATGGCAAGCGCTGACCAGAACAGCAAGGCTTCGGAGCAAATTTCCGAGACGATCGAGGAACTGGCAGTTGGAACAAGCGAGCAGGTCGATATGGTGAAGCGCTCCTCCCAAGCCATCGACGAAATGTCGATTGGCGTCGAGCAGATCGCGCTGCGTGCGCAAAGCGTATCCACATCGGCGCTCGATGCGGCAGCTCAATCGTCAGAGGGCAATCGGACGATTCAACAGGCTGTTGTGCAAATGGATTCCATTCAGCGCTCGATTTCCTCGCTTGCTGAGCTGGTTACTGGACTTGGCGAGCGCTCGGATGAGATTGGCAAAATTACCGATGTGATTACGGCTATTGCTACACAAACCAATTTGCTGGCTTTGAACGCGGCAATTGAGGCGGCAAGAGCAGGCGATCACGGTCGCGGTTTTGCGGTCGTAGCGGATGAGGTCCGCAAGCTGGCGGAGCAATCATCCGCTTCGGCTATGCAAATTACCGGACTGGTCAGCGTTATTCAGAAGGACACGATTAATGCAGTCCAAGCTGTGACAATGAACAAACAAGAGGTGTCGCAAGGTATTTCGGTTGTGACGAATGCTGGAGAAGCGTTTGAGCAAATTTTGGATGCCGTTAACAAGGTAGCTGGCGAAATCCAAGAGGTTTCGGCTAGTGCGGAGCAAATGGCAGCAAGCACGGATGAGGTTGTCAGCTTCGTGAAGCAGATCTCCCACATTGCGGAGGAAGCTTCGGGCGGTGCGCATAATGTGTCCGCAGCGACACAGGAGCAGCTTGCTTCGATGGAGGAAATTGCTTCCTCAGCGGCATCGTTGTCCAGCATGGCTGAGGAGCTTCAGGATAAGATCAGCAGATTCAAAGTTTAAGTGAATAACGCTCTTTAGCTTCATTAGAGATAAAAGCAAAGGGACAGCTCCCGTAGTATAAGGAACTGTCTCTTTGCTTTTTATGGACGTATTCCTACGGCGTGACACCGA
This genomic window contains:
- a CDS encoding methyl-accepting chemotaxis protein; this encodes MRFSIRFKLLAGFISVALLLVATGLFAILSMNGMGDKAREMNERWMPSVSLLGIMNGDVSDIERLALNIIVEEDADELNKMTTALDSLLDKVQTEREQLAAMVQSEEEKALFDEFGKSLDLYLTKMPEFIAYGKEGNFARASELHTTAYPLWYTANDNISKMINLGMEGSKSAADQSVDLAVTSMNTIIAVVIIAVILALAIAIMIAQMVSRSVLKVSRAAEQIAQGDLTGETIVIKNRDEIGDLAKSFNAMTQSLREVIHSVSMTSSLVAASSEELMASADQNSKASEQISETIEELAVGTSEQVDMVKRSSQAIDEMSIGVEQIALRAQSVSTSALDAAAQSSEGNRTIQQAVVQMDSIQRSISSLAELVTGLGERSDEIGKITDVITAIATQTNLLALNAAIEAARAGDHGRGFAVVADEVRKLAEQSSASAMQITGLVSVIQKDTINAVQAVTMNKQEVSQGISVVTNAGEAFEQILDAVNKVAGEIQEVSASAEQMAASTDEVVSFVKQISHIAEEASGGAHNVSAATQEQLASMEEIASSAASLSSMAEELQDKISRFKV